ACCCCAGGACTTGCGGCCGATGCCGAAGTCCACCCAGGTGTCGGTGAAGCGGGTGGCCTCGGTGAGGGTCTGGTAGCCCATGTACTCGGCGAAGGACTCGTTCAGCCAGATGTCGTCCCACCACTTCAGGGTGACGAGGTCGCCGAACCACATATGCGCCATCTCGTGGGCGATGACCATGGCGCGGGTCTGCCGCTCGGTGTCGGTGACGGCGGAGCGGTAGATGAACTCGTCACGGAAGGTGACCAGGCCGGGGTTCTCCATCGCGCCGGCGTTGAACTCGGGCACGAAGGCCTGGTCGTACGAGTCGAAGGGGTACGGCTCCTCGAACTTCTCGTGGTACCGGTCGTAGCACTGGCGTGTGATCTCGAGGATCTCCTCGGCGTCCGCGTCGAGGTACGGCGCCAGCGAGCGGCGGCAGTGGATGCCGAAGGGCAGTCCGGCGTGCTCGCTGCGCACGGAGTGCCAGGGGCCGGCGGCGACGGCGACGAAGTAGGTGGCGAGCGGCGGCGTTGCCGCGCAGGTCCAGCGGCCCGGGGCGGTCTGGGTGGCGATGCCGTTGCCGAGCACGCTCCAGCCCTCGGGCGCGGTGACGGACAGCTCGAAGACGGCCTTGAGGTCGGGCTGGTCGAAGGCGGCGAAGACGCGCTGGACGTCCTCCATGAACAGCTGGGTGTAGACGTACGCCTCACCGTCGGTGGGGTCGGTGAAGCGGTGCATGCCTTCGCCGGTGCGGGAGTAGCGCATGTCCGCCTCGACGCGCAGCTCGTGCTCCCCCGCGGTGAGACCGGTGAGCGCGAGCCGGTTCCCGGTCAGTTTCTCGGGGTCGAGCGGCTGTCCGTCGAGGGTGACGGCGCGCAGCACGGCGGGCTTGAGTTCGACGAAGGTGTCCCCGGCCGCGCGCGCGGTGAAGTGAATGACGGTGCGGGAAGTGAAGGTCTCTTCCCCGGGCTCCGCCGGGGGGACTCCCACGCCGGTGGTGAGATCGAGGTCGATCGTGTACCGGTGGACGTCGAGGAGCTGGGCTCGGGTCTGCGCTTCGTCGCGCGTCAGTACGGGCATGAGGGCAATGCTGCCCGATGGGTCCTGGTCCGCACACGGGGTGGGGGTTCTGCTGTCAGCGCACGCGCTTCTACGCGCCGGGGGCCTCGACCGGCAAGTCCCGCTCAGTGGCCGCCGCGGCCAGCGGCTTGTCGCAGGTGACGAACGCGGTCAGCGCCTGTTCGAGGTCTTCGGCACACGCGAGGTGGATCGCGTCGAGGCTGCGCAAGTGGCGCTGCGGGTACTGGCCGGCCGCGCGCAGGATCGGGTCGGTGAGACGGATGCGCAGTACGCGGTCGAGCATCTCCTCGGCGGCGTCCCCCACTTCGGGGTCCGCCCCTGCGCGTACGAGTGTGCGGGCCGCCTCGGTCTGGGTAAGCGCGGCGGTGACATGGCCTTCCGCGGCACGTGCGGCCAGAAAGGTGCGCAGCGCGTCCGTCTCGGGCTCGGGGAGGAGCAGCTTCGGCAGCGCGCAGGAGTCGAGGTAGATCAACGGTCCTCTTCCTCTCGCATCGCCGGCAGGACCTCGGAGAGCCGGGCGGGCGGACCGGGACGGGCGGCCAGTGGCTGCCGGTCGCCGAGCCCGCGCGCGGATTCCGCGTTCTCCGTGTCGACGGTGCCCGTGCGGACGAGGTCCTCCATCACCCGCTGCTCCGGGTCCGGCGGGGCGAGCACCGCAACGAGCCTGCCGTTGCGCGTGGTCTCCACGCGCTCCCCGGACGCGACCCTCTCGATGAGTTCGCTCGCGTGCTGCTGAAGCCGGCGGATCGGCACTCTTGTGGTCATAGCACCCACGCTACGAGTGGCGCGCGGCACTTCCAGCAACGTGCGGCGCTTTCCCCCTTATGAAGTACACAGGGGCGAGCTGTCAGGAGCGGGCGATCGTCTCGTGGTGCCGGATGACCTCGGCGATGATGAAGTTCAGCAGCTTCTCGGCGAACGCCGGATCCAGTTTGGCGCTCTCCGCGAGCTGCCGCAGCCGCTCGATCTGGCGGGCCTCGCGGGCCGGGTCGGCGGGCGGCAGATTGTGCCGCGCCTTGAGGTGGCCGACCTGCTGGGTGCACTTGAAACGCTCGGCGAGCATATGGACGACCGCCGCGTCGATGTTGTCGATGCTCTCGCGCAGGCTGTTCAGTTCGGCGCGTACGGCATCGTCGATGTCACTCGTGGTCATGGTCAGCGAGCTTACGTCGATCCCATAGTGATCGTCGGGGGGTGGTCCGGGTCCGGGATCCGGTTGCTCCAGCCGCCGGGGACGGTGTGGCCCTGTTGCTCACGGAAGCGGACGGGCGCGATGCCGACGCGACGGGTGAACAGCCGGGAGAAGTACGCCGGGTCCTCGTAGCCGACGCGGCGGGCGACGGCGGCGACGGGCAGCTCGGTGGCCACGAGCAGTTCCTTCGCACGGCCGAGGCGGATGCCGAGCAGGTACTCCTTGGGGCTGCGGCCCGCGCCGCGGCGAACGGCGGCGCGCAGTTCGGCGGGGGTCATCCCGTGCCGGGCGGCGTGTTCGGCGACGGACAGCGACTGGAAGGCGTCGCGGGCCAGCGCGGTGAGCACCGGGTCGCCCTCGGCGTTGGTGTCGGCGCGGGCGCGGCGCAGCGCGACCAGGAGTTCATGGACAGCGGCGCCCGTCTCGACCTCGAGGAGCGGGTTGCCGCTGTGCGCGGCGCGGGCGATCCGGCCGACGGCTGCGCGGGCCCCGGCCGCGTCGGCGAGCGGGACGACGGGCCGGTCCGGCTCGATGTAGCCGAGCTCGGTGTAGGTGGCGGTCGCGGGCCCGGTGAAGTCGACGAAGCTCTCGTCCCAGCCGCCTGCCGGATCGGGACCGTAGTGGTGCGGAACGCCGGGCGTGAGCCAGATCAGAGCGGGCGCGGTCACGGTGGCGCGCCGTCCGTCGGGGCCCCGGAACCAGCCGCTGCCGGCGCTGATCACGACGGCGACATGGTGGTCGAGGGTACGGGGT
This portion of the Streptomyces sp. NBC_01750 genome encodes:
- a CDS encoding type II toxin-antitoxin system VapC family toxin, with product MIYLDSCALPKLLLPEPETDALRTFLAARAAEGHVTAALTQTEAARTLVRAGADPEVGDAAEEMLDRVLRIRLTDPILRAAGQYPQRHLRSLDAIHLACAEDLEQALTAFVTCDKPLAAAATERDLPVEAPGA
- a CDS encoding type II toxin-antitoxin system Phd/YefM family antitoxin — translated: MTTRVPIRRLQQHASELIERVASGERVETTRNGRLVAVLAPPDPEQRVMEDLVRTGTVDTENAESARGLGDRQPLAARPGPPARLSEVLPAMREEEDR
- a CDS encoding chorismate mutase; the protein is MTTSDIDDAVRAELNSLRESIDNIDAAVVHMLAERFKCTQQVGHLKARHNLPPADPAREARQIERLRQLAESAKLDPAFAEKLLNFIIAEVIRHHETIARS
- a CDS encoding helix-turn-helix domain-containing protein, with amino-acid sequence MYHTWMRYFTPSPVHHRLGLACLGVGLQHGVLPTVGPRTLDHHVAVVISAGSGWFRGPDGRRATVTAPALIWLTPGVPHHYGPDPAGGWDESFVDFTGPATATYTELGYIEPDRPVVPLADAAGARAAVGRIARAAHSGNPLLEVETGAAVHELLVALRRARADTNAEGDPVLTALARDAFQSLSVAEHAARHGMTPAELRAAVRRGAGRSPKEYLLGIRLGRAKELLVATELPVAAVARRVGYEDPAYFSRLFTRRVGIAPVRFREQQGHTVPGGWSNRIPDPDHPPTITMGST